One window of Acidobacteriota bacterium genomic DNA carries:
- a CDS encoding PilT/PilU family type 4a pilus ATPase codes for MDDYSRDPQLDDLVRQLNSEPTAGESSDRPTVPAQPAPTARSVPSGPPAIDPLDASSAADSEVGEELATILAHALAGGASDLLLVGGLPPVIRIDGALKRLPAPPLAGEEIWGLLRGHLSARGRRAYEERGAADFSLRLTGSDGGRRFRVNLHRQRGAPAAALRVLPQRVPRIEDLQLPVSLGELADARSGLLLVCGPAGSGKTTTLAALVGEINGRRPCHIVTLEDPIEYEHRAERAVVEQIEIGRDSPSFAEALRAALRQDPEVILVGEIRDLETMTTALSAAETGHLILASLHTRNAVQAVHRIVDVYPAAAQGQIRQQLATSLRAIVCQQLVPRQDGAGRVPAVELLLSTVAVRNHIRNERAEKLTNELVLGKRLGMISMEDSLAGWVRAGVIDAAEARLRSSRPEEFDSLLAGH; via the coding sequence ATGGACGACTACTCGAGGGATCCCCAGCTCGACGACCTGGTGCGCCAGCTCAATTCCGAGCCAACGGCCGGTGAGTCGTCGGATCGGCCGACGGTTCCGGCGCAGCCGGCGCCGACCGCGCGGTCGGTGCCGTCGGGGCCGCCGGCGATCGATCCATTGGATGCCTCCTCGGCGGCCGATTCGGAGGTTGGCGAGGAGCTCGCGACCATCCTCGCCCATGCCCTGGCGGGCGGCGCCAGCGACCTGCTGCTGGTCGGCGGTCTGCCGCCGGTGATCCGCATCGACGGTGCGCTCAAGCGCCTGCCAGCGCCGCCCCTCGCCGGGGAAGAGATCTGGGGCTTGCTGCGAGGCCACCTGTCGGCGCGCGGCCGTCGTGCCTACGAAGAGCGCGGCGCGGCCGACTTCTCGCTACGCTTGACCGGTAGCGATGGCGGCCGCCGATTCCGCGTCAACTTGCACCGCCAGCGCGGAGCGCCGGCCGCAGCGCTGCGGGTTCTGCCGCAGCGAGTGCCCCGAATCGAAGACCTTCAGCTACCCGTTTCCCTGGGCGAGCTCGCCGACGCCCGCAGCGGTCTGCTGCTGGTGTGCGGTCCGGCGGGCAGCGGCAAGACCACCACTCTGGCGGCCCTGGTGGGGGAGATCAACGGGCGTCGGCCCTGCCACATCGTGACCCTGGAAGATCCCATCGAGTACGAGCACCGGGCCGAGCGGGCGGTGGTCGAGCAGATCGAGATCGGTCGCGACTCGCCCTCCTTCGCGGAGGCGCTGCGGGCCGCCCTGCGGCAGGACCCGGAAGTCATCCTGGTGGGAGAGATTCGCGACCTCGAAACCATGACCACGGCGCTGTCGGCGGCCGAGACGGGGCACCTGATCCTGGCTTCCCTGCACACCCGCAACGCGGTTCAGGCGGTCCACCGGATCGTCGACGTCTATCCCGCCGCCGCCCAAGGGCAGATCCGGCAACAGCTCGCCACCAGCCTGCGGGCGATCGTCTGCCAGCAACTGGTGCCGCGCCAGGACGGCGCCGGCCGGGTGCCGGCGGTCGAGCTGCTGTTGTCGACGGTGGCGGTGCGCAATCACATCCGCAATGAGCGCGCCGAGAAGCTCACCAACGAGCTGGTGCTCGGCAAGCGCCTCGGCATGATCTCGATGGAGGACTCGCTGGCCGGTTGGGTCCGCGCCGGAGTGATCGATGCCGCCGAGGCGCGCCTGCGCAGCAGCCGGCCGGAAGAATTCGACAGCCTGCTCGCAGGCCACTGA
- a CDS encoding Ppx/GppA phosphatase family protein codes for MTAPPPPSLLRVQTLPGELAASSRRIAAIDVGSNSIHMVIADPEPGGGFVVVDREKEMVRLGRSALSSGGRLSKKAFADGLEALARMTTLARLRGVAHTVAVATSAVREAGNGKEFLEAVRSHTGLAVRRLSGKDEGRFIYRAVREAVDLGAGTAVVADIGGGSTEWIVTEGGDLASVDSLPLGSLRCAARLRGDPVKTKSLHKLRKHIDGELSALPSTGKVETLIATSGTAGCCADLARHFAGRPPSEGSSGLRELRIKDLDRVIARLRAMPRREIALLPAVGAPRSESILAGAMILRRLAAKAGSDRLLVSDRALREGLVLDVVGRPVEELPPPGEIRSGQIDKLARRCPAVYDHHQATARLAVRLFDLTLSVHGLGPQEREWLEYAAMLHDLGYLVAYRRHHKHSFYLINSASLDAFDPREIEVIAHVARYHRRAMPKRDHPTFAALKPWQRRCVRKLAAILRIADALDRSHAQRVEEIFSSIGRRKVTIEVISPWDVSLELTTADERCRMFRRVFRRKVAFRQGLEPVTGGAPSPRSGMR; via the coding sequence ATGACCGCTCCGCCACCGCCCAGCCTGCTCCGGGTCCAGACCCTACCCGGCGAGCTCGCCGCCAGCTCGCGGCGCATCGCCGCCATCGACGTCGGCTCGAATTCGATCCACATGGTGATCGCCGATCCCGAGCCCGGCGGTGGCTTCGTCGTCGTCGACCGCGAAAAGGAGATGGTGCGGCTCGGCCGCAGCGCCCTGTCTTCCGGCGGCCGGCTGAGCAAGAAGGCCTTCGCCGACGGCCTCGAGGCGCTGGCTCGCATGACCACCCTGGCCCGCCTGCGCGGCGTCGCCCACACCGTGGCGGTGGCGACCAGCGCGGTGCGCGAAGCAGGCAACGGCAAGGAGTTCCTCGAGGCGGTCCGCTCCCACACCGGCCTGGCGGTGCGGCGCCTTTCCGGCAAAGACGAAGGACGGTTCATCTACCGGGCGGTACGGGAGGCCGTCGACCTCGGTGCCGGCACCGCCGTGGTCGCCGACATCGGCGGCGGCAGCACCGAGTGGATCGTCACCGAGGGCGGCGATCTCGCCTCCGTCGACAGCCTACCCCTCGGCTCCCTGCGCTGCGCCGCGCGCCTGCGCGGCGACCCGGTGAAGACCAAATCGCTGCACAAGCTCCGCAAGCACATCGACGGCGAGCTTTCGGCCCTGCCCTCGACCGGCAAGGTCGAGACCCTGATCGCCACCTCCGGCACCGCCGGCTGCTGCGCCGACCTGGCGCGACACTTCGCGGGACGACCGCCGAGCGAAGGCTCGTCCGGCCTGCGCGAGCTGCGCATCAAGGACCTCGACCGGGTGATCGCTCGCCTGCGCGCCATGCCGCGGCGGGAAATCGCCCTGCTGCCAGCGGTCGGGGCGCCGCGCTCCGAGTCCATCCTCGCCGGTGCGATGATCCTGCGGCGCCTGGCCGCCAAGGCCGGCAGCGATCGCCTGTTGGTCAGTGATCGCGCCCTGCGCGAAGGGCTGGTCCTCGACGTCGTCGGTCGGCCGGTCGAAGAGCTGCCGCCACCGGGCGAGATTCGCAGCGGCCAGATCGACAAGCTGGCGCGCCGCTGCCCGGCGGTCTACGACCACCACCAGGCCACCGCCCGACTGGCGGTCCGCCTGTTCGACCTCACCCTCTCGGTGCACGGGCTCGGCCCCCAGGAGCGCGAGTGGCTCGAGTATGCGGCCATGCTCCACGACCTCGGCTACCTGGTGGCCTACCGCCGCCACCACAAGCACAGCTTCTACCTGATCAACAGCGCCTCCCTCGACGCCTTCGACCCGCGCGAGATCGAGGTCATCGCCCACGTCGCCCGCTACCACCGCCGGGCGATGCCGAAACGCGATCACCCGACCTTCGCCGCCCTCAAACCCTGGCAGCGCCGCTGCGTGCGCAAGCTCGCCGCCATCCTGCGCATCGCCGATGCCCTCGATCGCAGCCACGCCCAACGGGTCGAGGAGATCTTTTCGTCGATCGGTCGCCGCAAGGTGACGATCGAGGTGATTTCGCCTTGGGACGTCAGTCTCGAGCTCACGACGGCGGATGAGCGCTGCCGCATGTTCCGCCGCGTCTTCCGACGCAAGGTGGCCTTTCGGCAGGGTCTCGAGCCGGTGACCGGAGGAGCTCCCTCGCCACGCTCCGGGATGCGATAA
- a CDS encoding SDR family oxidoreductase has translation MRAKKVLVTGATGYIGGRLVPRLLDQGYEVVCPVRSAPKVASRPWADSPAVEIVVADAADRSAMEAALRGVDLAYYLIHSMMAAGGAYARRDQELADAFAAAAAAAGCRRIVYLGGLGETGSDLSEHLGSRREVEAALASTGIPLTVLRAAMIIGSGSASFEILRYLVERLPVMVTPRWVQTECQPIGVRDVLHYLVACADIPETAGRTLDIGGPEILTYRQLMHLMSDARGLKRRVILPLPVLTPRLSSLWIHLVTPLSRHIARPLAEGLKNRVVCRNDLARRLIPHQPEPIAHAIAKALDAPRPHKSSWFDAGAIPGDPDWAGGTTFRDRRRLATAAPAERLFRSVCRIGGSNGWYGSSFLWRLRGWMDRLIGGPGLRRGRRDPEVLGFGDPVDFWRVTGIEANRRLELRAEMKLPGIATLEFLVHRRPDGGSDLEQTARFKPLGLAGLLYWYAVLPFHGIVFRGMMQGIRSHAEQKTPS, from the coding sequence CTGAGGGCGAAGAAGGTTCTCGTCACCGGTGCGACCGGCTACATCGGCGGCCGCCTCGTACCGCGCCTGCTCGACCAGGGCTACGAGGTCGTCTGCCCGGTCCGTAGCGCTCCCAAGGTCGCCTCTCGACCGTGGGCCGATTCACCAGCGGTCGAGATCGTGGTGGCCGACGCGGCGGACCGGTCGGCGATGGAAGCGGCCCTGCGGGGAGTCGACCTCGCCTACTATCTGATCCACTCGATGATGGCCGCCGGCGGCGCCTATGCCCGCCGCGATCAAGAGCTGGCCGACGCCTTCGCCGCTGCCGCCGCAGCCGCCGGCTGCCGCCGCATCGTCTACCTCGGCGGCCTCGGCGAAACCGGCAGCGACCTCAGCGAGCACCTCGGCTCGCGACGCGAAGTCGAAGCGGCCCTGGCCTCGACGGGGATCCCGCTGACGGTGCTGCGGGCCGCCATGATCATCGGCTCCGGCTCCGCCTCCTTCGAGATCCTGCGCTACCTGGTCGAGCGCCTGCCGGTGATGGTGACGCCGCGCTGGGTCCAGACCGAGTGTCAGCCGATCGGAGTCCGCGACGTGCTCCACTACCTGGTGGCCTGCGCGGACATCCCGGAGACCGCCGGTCGCACCCTCGACATCGGCGGCCCGGAGATCTTGACCTATCGCCAGCTGATGCACTTGATGAGCGATGCCCGCGGCCTCAAGCGCCGCGTCATTCTGCCGTTGCCGGTCTTGACACCGCGCCTCAGCTCGCTGTGGATCCACCTCGTGACGCCGCTGTCGCGGCATATCGCTCGGCCCCTGGCGGAAGGACTCAAGAACCGCGTGGTGTGTCGCAACGACCTCGCCCGGCGCCTCATCCCCCATCAGCCGGAGCCGATCGCCCACGCCATCGCCAAGGCCCTCGACGCTCCCCGGCCCCACAAGTCTTCCTGGTTCGATGCGGGCGCCATTCCCGGCGACCCGGACTGGGCCGGCGGCACCACCTTCCGCGATCGCCGGCGCCTCGCCACCGCCGCTCCCGCCGAGCGCCTGTTCCGCTCCGTCTGCCGCATCGGCGGCAGCAACGGCTGGTACGGCTCGAGCTTCCTGTGGCGCCTGCGCGGCTGGATGGATCGCCTGATCGGCGGCCCTGGCCTGCGCCGCGGCCGACGCGATCCGGAGGTCCTCGGCTTTGGTGATCCGGTCGACTTCTGGCGTGTCACCGGCATCGAGGCGAATCGACGCCTGGAGCTGCGGGCGGAAATGAAGCTGCCCGGCATCGCGACCCTCGAGTTCCTCGTCCACCGGCGGCCCGACGGCGGCTCGGATCTCGAGCAAACCGCCCGCTTCAAGCCCCTCGGGCTGGCGGGGCTTCTCTACTGGTATGCCGTCTTGCCCTTCCACGGCATCGTCTTCCGCGGCATGATGCAGGGCATTCGGTCCCACGCCGAGCAAAAGACCCCGTCTTGA
- a CDS encoding alpha/beta hydrolase-fold protein, with translation MTVAVEQLRDAAAGEALESFLEGRESPLVSGTRATFFWRGEADEVRLRHWIFGLPSAATMERLPDSDVWFVTLEIPAESRVEYKIELVEGAHRRLICDPLNPNRASDPFGQNSVFYGLGYERPEWTLEHPETRPGTLEEVTVRSRAFGESRDVLVYLPARFRRHRTYPLLIAHDGRDYLRFSGLKTVLDNLIERHEIAPMVVALTTSSDRLVEYGADPRHARFLARDLMPALERNFPLSPLRGLMGASFGGVASLYTAWRYPRLFRRLLLQSGSFAFSDIGHHNRSPAFDPVAEFVNAFRAAPGKPAEKIFLSCGMYESLIYENRSMIPLLQEAGLEIRYREARDGHNWENWRDRLREALSWLFPGPLWMVYE, from the coding sequence ATGACGGTGGCCGTCGAGCAACTGCGGGACGCGGCCGCCGGAGAAGCCCTCGAGTCTTTTCTGGAGGGCCGTGAGTCCCCATTGGTGAGCGGCACCCGGGCGACCTTCTTCTGGCGTGGTGAGGCCGACGAGGTGCGCTTGCGGCACTGGATCTTCGGTCTGCCTTCAGCGGCGACCATGGAGCGCCTCCCGGACTCCGACGTCTGGTTCGTGACCCTCGAGATTCCCGCCGAGTCGCGGGTCGAGTACAAGATCGAGCTGGTCGAGGGAGCCCACCGCCGGCTGATCTGCGACCCTCTGAACCCGAACCGGGCGAGCGATCCCTTCGGCCAGAACTCGGTCTTTTACGGCCTCGGCTACGAGCGTCCTGAATGGACCCTGGAGCATCCCGAGACCCGCCCCGGCACGCTCGAGGAGGTCACCGTGCGCAGTCGCGCCTTCGGGGAGAGCCGGGATGTGCTGGTCTATCTGCCGGCGCGCTTCCGGCGTCATCGCACCTATCCGCTGTTGATCGCCCACGATGGCCGCGACTACTTGCGTTTCTCCGGCCTCAAGACGGTGCTCGACAACCTCATCGAGCGTCACGAGATCGCCCCCATGGTGGTCGCCCTGACGACCTCTTCGGATCGCCTGGTGGAGTACGGGGCGGATCCCCGCCACGCTCGCTTTTTGGCCCGGGACCTGATGCCGGCCCTCGAGCGCAACTTTCCGCTCTCGCCGCTGCGCGGCCTGATGGGGGCCAGCTTCGGTGGCGTCGCCTCGCTCTACACCGCCTGGCGCTACCCGCGCCTGTTCCGCCGCCTGCTGCTGCAGTCGGGCTCCTTCGCCTTCTCGGACATCGGACACCACAACCGCTCGCCGGCCTTCGACCCGGTGGCGGAGTTCGTCAACGCCTTCCGCGCCGCCCCCGGCAAACCGGCGGAAAAGATCTTTCTCTCCTGCGGCATGTACGAATCGTTGATCTACGAGAACCGCTCGATGATTCCGCTGCTGCAGGAGGCGGGGCTCGAGATTCGCTATCGCGAAGCCCGCGACGGTCACAACTGGGAGAACTGGCGTGACCGCCTGCGCGAGGCGCTGTCCTGGCTGTTTCCGGGGCCCCTCTGGATGGTCTACGAATGA
- a CDS encoding carboxylate-amine ligase → MPKKDFTIGIEEEYQIIEPDTREVTSYVQEFFDQGRLVLKDQIKPEFLQSQVEVGSKICHSIQEARQELIRLRRTVCEVAESHGLAVAAASTHPFSKWTEQLVTPAERYAKHEKAMAEVARRMLIFGMHVHIGIEDKELIIDVMDQARYFLPHLLALSTSSPFWHGRSTGLKSYRSVVFESLPRTGPPPAFRSYSEYEYFINTLNRTGSIEDPTTIWWDMRPHPVFPTLEFRVCDICTKVDEAICIAALILALCTKLIELRRNNQSWRRYRHELITENKWRAVRYGIAGNLIDFGRQEEVPVAHLAEEMLELVDDVVDDLEVRQEVEYVRTILEHGTSADRQLATFEATGDLGAVVDQLVRETREGID, encoded by the coding sequence ATGCCGAAGAAGGATTTCACCATCGGTATCGAAGAGGAGTATCAGATCATCGAGCCCGATACCCGCGAAGTGACTTCCTATGTGCAGGAGTTCTTCGACCAGGGGCGGCTGGTGCTCAAGGATCAGATCAAGCCCGAGTTCCTGCAGTCTCAGGTCGAGGTCGGGAGCAAGATCTGTCACTCCATCCAAGAGGCCCGGCAGGAGTTGATCCGCCTGCGGCGCACCGTCTGTGAAGTCGCCGAGAGCCACGGCTTGGCGGTGGCGGCGGCCAGCACCCACCCGTTCTCGAAGTGGACCGAGCAGCTGGTCACGCCGGCGGAGCGCTATGCCAAGCACGAGAAGGCGATGGCCGAGGTGGCTCGCCGCATGCTGATCTTCGGAATGCACGTCCATATCGGCATCGAGGACAAAGAGCTCATCATCGACGTCATGGATCAGGCGCGGTACTTCTTGCCCCACCTGCTCGCCCTGTCGACCAGCTCGCCCTTCTGGCATGGCCGTTCGACCGGCCTCAAGTCCTACCGGTCGGTGGTCTTCGAGAGCCTGCCGCGAACCGGGCCGCCGCCGGCCTTCCGCTCCTACAGCGAGTACGAGTACTTCATCAACACCCTCAATCGCACCGGCTCGATCGAAGACCCCACCACCATCTGGTGGGACATGCGGCCGCACCCGGTCTTCCCGACCCTCGAGTTCCGGGTCTGCGACATCTGCACCAAGGTCGACGAGGCGATCTGCATCGCGGCGCTGATCCTGGCGCTCTGCACCAAGCTCATCGAGCTGCGCCGCAACAACCAGTCCTGGCGCCGCTATCGCCACGAGCTGATCACCGAGAACAAGTGGCGGGCGGTGCGCTATGGCATCGCCGGCAACCTGATTGATTTCGGTCGCCAGGAGGAAGTACCGGTGGCCCACCTGGCGGAGGAGATGCTCGAGCTGGTCGACGACGTGGTCGACGACCTCGAGGTGCGCCAGGAGGTCGAGTACGTCCGCACCATCCTCGAGCATGGCACCAGTGCCGACCGCCAGCTCGCCACCTTCGAGGCCACCGGTGACCTCGGGGCGGTGGTCGATCAGCTAGTGCGCGAGACCCGCGAAGGCATCGACTGA
- a CDS encoding amidohydrolase family protein, whose protein sequence is MRARLAGFLIACALAAVADGEVLAVRGGTVHTLGQAGTLEGATVLIEDGVIQAVGVGIAIPPGARVIAAEGKVVTPGLLDSVSRIGLAEISLESATVDSASDDPHWTAAFSVADAFNPASSLVAINRIEGLTRAVLAPRARSGPLAGIAAAVDLVGGEPSPVAMFAVYGEAGAERAGGSRAVALARLREALQDARDFRAHRAAFERGERRSYALSRHDLAALEPVIDGRLPLAVEAHRASDLRALLRLARELEIGLVLVGATEAWKVAAELAEAGVPVVLDPLENLPSSFERLGSTLAAAARLHAAGVEIAFSTGTAHNGRNLKQSAGIAVAYGLPWEAGLRAMTSGPAGIWGLDAAYGSLEVGKAADVVVWDGDPLEVTTFADQVIIAGEMVPMSSRQTLLRDRYRDLDDPRLPAYRQP, encoded by the coding sequence GTGAGGGCGCGGCTGGCAGGGTTCCTGATCGCCTGCGCTCTCGCCGCGGTGGCCGACGGCGAGGTCCTCGCCGTGCGCGGCGGAACGGTTCATACGCTCGGCCAGGCTGGCACCCTCGAGGGCGCCACGGTGTTGATCGAGGATGGCGTCATCCAGGCCGTCGGCGTCGGCATCGCGATTCCGCCCGGGGCTCGAGTGATCGCCGCCGAAGGCAAGGTGGTGACGCCCGGGCTTCTCGACTCGGTCAGCCGCATCGGGCTGGCCGAGATCTCCCTCGAGTCGGCGACGGTCGATTCGGCGAGCGACGATCCGCACTGGACGGCGGCATTCTCCGTTGCCGATGCCTTCAATCCGGCCTCTTCGCTGGTGGCGATCAATCGCATCGAAGGCCTGACCCGGGCGGTGCTGGCGCCGCGAGCGCGCAGCGGACCGCTGGCCGGAATCGCGGCGGCGGTGGATCTCGTCGGCGGCGAGCCCTCGCCGGTGGCGATGTTCGCGGTCTATGGCGAGGCCGGTGCCGAACGCGCCGGTGGCTCGCGGGCGGTGGCCCTGGCCCGACTTCGGGAGGCGCTCCAGGACGCGCGCGACTTTCGCGCTCATCGCGCCGCCTTCGAGCGCGGTGAGCGCCGTTCCTATGCCCTCAGTCGCCACGATCTCGCCGCTCTCGAGCCGGTGATCGACGGCCGCCTGCCGCTCGCCGTCGAAGCTCATCGGGCGAGCGACCTGCGAGCCCTTCTCCGGCTCGCCCGCGAGCTCGAGATTGGCCTGGTGTTGGTGGGGGCGACGGAGGCTTGGAAGGTGGCGGCGGAGCTGGCGGAGGCCGGAGTACCGGTGGTGCTCGATCCGCTCGAAAACCTGCCCTCGTCCTTCGAGCGCTTGGGATCCACCCTCGCGGCGGCGGCGCGCCTGCACGCCGCCGGAGTGGAGATCGCTTTCAGCACCGGAACCGCCCACAACGGGCGCAACCTCAAGCAGTCGGCGGGTATCGCGGTGGCCTACGGCCTGCCCTGGGAGGCGGGGCTGCGGGCGATGACCAGTGGCCCGGCGGGGATTTGGGGACTCGATGCCGCCTACGGTTCCCTCGAGGTCGGCAAGGCCGCCGATGTGGTGGTCTGGGACGGTGATCCGCTCGAGGTCACGACCTTCGCTGACCAGGTCATCATCGCCGGCGAGATGGTTCCGATGAGCAGTCGACAGACCTTGCTGCGCGATCGTTATCGCGATCTCGACGACCCGCGGCTGCCGGCCTATCGGCAACCGTGA
- a CDS encoding amidohydrolase family protein, which translates to MKARLLNCGLVVLLATAGCASIEIEVDSSAPRPQPYASTYDPPAAPPVVIENATILTGTGERLDGASLVLADGRIAALGSAVDVPAEARRIDASGRWVTPGIIDIHSHLGVYPSPGLRATQDGNEATASVTAQVWAEHSIWTQDPGFSRALAGGVTSLMILPGSANLIGGRGVTVKNVPARSVRGMKFPGAPHTLKMACGENPKRVYGGRRQFPSTRMGNFAGYRKAWIEAQEYQRKWRRYRSGKSSGSGPPKRDLGLETLVGVLEGEVLVHNHCYRGEEMAWMLDLAEEFGYRVTAFHHAVEAYKVADLLADKEVCAAMWADWWGFKLEAFDGIRENIALVDHAGGCAIVHSDSDQGIQRLNQEAAKAMAAGNRIGLEISRREAIRWITSNAAQAVGIADETGSLEVGKAADVVIWSSDPFSVYALAEQVFIDGVARFERGNRELQPLSDFELGLTEGGP; encoded by the coding sequence ATGAAGGCGCGACTCCTGAATTGCGGGCTGGTGGTTCTGCTGGCGACCGCTGGCTGTGCTTCGATCGAGATCGAGGTGGACTCCTCGGCCCCTCGGCCGCAGCCTTACGCTTCCACCTACGACCCGCCGGCGGCACCGCCGGTGGTGATCGAGAACGCCACCATCCTGACCGGCACCGGGGAACGCCTCGATGGCGCCTCCCTGGTCCTTGCCGATGGCCGCATCGCTGCCCTCGGCAGCGCCGTCGACGTGCCTGCCGAGGCCCGGCGCATCGATGCCTCCGGACGCTGGGTCACGCCGGGCATCATCGACATCCACTCCCATCTCGGGGTCTATCCGTCGCCGGGTTTACGAGCCACCCAGGACGGCAACGAGGCGACGGCATCGGTGACCGCCCAGGTGTGGGCCGAGCACTCGATCTGGACTCAGGATCCGGGATTCTCCCGCGCCCTCGCCGGTGGCGTCACCAGCCTGATGATTCTGCCGGGCTCGGCCAATCTCATCGGTGGTCGGGGCGTGACGGTGAAGAACGTGCCGGCGCGCAGCGTCCGGGGGATGAAGTTCCCCGGTGCGCCGCACACCCTCAAGATGGCCTGCGGCGAGAATCCCAAGCGGGTCTATGGCGGACGCCGGCAGTTTCCGTCGACTCGCATGGGCAACTTCGCGGGTTACCGCAAGGCCTGGATCGAGGCTCAGGAGTATCAGCGCAAGTGGCGCCGATATCGCTCCGGAAAGTCGTCCGGTAGTGGGCCGCCGAAGCGCGATCTCGGTCTCGAGACCCTGGTCGGGGTGCTCGAGGGGGAGGTCCTGGTGCACAACCATTGCTACCGCGGCGAGGAGATGGCCTGGATGCTCGACCTGGCGGAGGAGTTCGGCTACCGCGTGACCGCCTTCCATCACGCCGTCGAGGCCTACAAGGTGGCCGACCTGTTGGCCGACAAGGAGGTCTGCGCCGCCATGTGGGCGGACTGGTGGGGCTTCAAGCTCGAGGCCTTCGACGGCATCCGCGAGAACATCGCCCTGGTCGATCATGCCGGCGGCTGCGCCATCGTCCATTCGGACTCCGATCAGGGCATCCAGAGGCTCAATCAGGAGGCCGCCAAGGCGATGGCCGCCGGCAACCGCATCGGCCTCGAGATCTCGCGCCGCGAAGCCATTCGCTGGATCACCTCGAATGCCGCCCAGGCGGTCGGTATCGCCGACGAGACCGGGTCTCTGGAGGTCGGCAAGGCGGCCGACGTGGTGATCTGGAGCAGCGATCCCTTCAGCGTCTACGCCCTCGCCGAGCAGGTCTTCATCGATGGTGTGGCGCGCTTCGAGCGCGGCAACCGCGAGCTGCAGCCGCTCTCGGACTTCGAGCTCGGGCTGACGGAGGGCGGACCGTGA